One genomic region from Sphingobacterium sp. UGAL515B_05 encodes:
- a CDS encoding WG repeat-containing protein has product MKQFFLCLTLTLMLFVNQADAQQKLYKIFYQFADPETGTDTAASEFIKILAGNKETLMHAFISKDQMRIENLLFGKSIQISNISEGSSFLLNEINKTYTPTELATGKLIETGTNEGDNYAYSGDFEISLVPNQKKIIAGITCEKATFNLTGSHDPQTEITVWYAPNLPKLYWGTYDYLEKVPGAALYIGSAGLGIQATKVEELTFDKSLFEIPADYEEGEPIEEAVDSTLNDHLSWYQDSNTAYFGVQDNLGNKLTPAKYTAIYSYVGDYAIVNDAAQMFGLIDIHGKEVIPCQYESLSLETEGGPVVYMSDLKYGLLDTNGKILLQAKYDFISVPSPEYALFTEGEHTGIMDQKGAVLLPAKYETISDYRDNLALILVNQSYQLINKTGHNQLKTDYEFLSFAGERLLLAFNDNKYGYIDYTGKVIVPFKLQNAQAFENGLALVTEDLENFYYIDAKGKFIKKYEE; this is encoded by the coding sequence ATGAAGCAATTTTTCCTTTGTTTAACCTTAACGTTAATGCTGTTTGTCAACCAAGCTGACGCGCAACAAAAATTGTATAAGATTTTTTACCAATTTGCTGACCCTGAAACCGGAACTGATACCGCCGCTTCCGAATTTATAAAAATATTGGCCGGAAATAAAGAGACATTAATGCACGCTTTTATTAGCAAAGACCAGATGCGGATTGAAAATTTGCTTTTCGGCAAATCGATACAGATTAGCAATATCTCCGAAGGTAGTTCTTTTCTGCTGAATGAAATAAATAAAACCTACACCCCAACAGAACTGGCCACCGGCAAACTCATTGAGACTGGCACAAATGAAGGCGATAATTATGCCTATTCGGGGGATTTTGAGATCAGTTTAGTTCCTAATCAGAAGAAAATAATTGCCGGAATTACCTGCGAAAAAGCAACATTCAATCTAACAGGTAGCCACGATCCACAAACGGAAATTACCGTTTGGTATGCACCCAACTTACCAAAGTTATACTGGGGCACTTACGATTATCTCGAAAAAGTGCCGGGGGCAGCGCTCTATATCGGGTCGGCCGGGCTCGGAATTCAAGCGACCAAGGTAGAAGAATTAACATTCGACAAATCACTCTTTGAAATTCCAGCGGATTATGAAGAAGGAGAACCTATTGAGGAAGCTGTAGATTCCACGCTAAACGACCATCTATCTTGGTATCAAGATTCCAATACAGCATATTTTGGTGTACAGGACAATTTAGGAAACAAATTAACACCAGCAAAGTATACGGCAATATATAGCTATGTAGGAGACTATGCCATCGTAAATGATGCAGCACAAATGTTTGGCTTAATAGACATACACGGTAAAGAAGTTATTCCTTGTCAATATGAATCGCTCAGTTTAGAAACCGAAGGTGGTCCAGTGGTTTACATGAGCGATCTTAAGTATGGACTGTTGGATACAAACGGTAAAATATTGCTGCAGGCCAAATATGACTTTATTTCAGTTCCTAGCCCAGAATATGCACTTTTTACGGAAGGAGAACATACGGGTATCATGGATCAAAAAGGCGCTGTTTTACTTCCTGCCAAATATGAAACCATTTCGGATTATCGCGATAACCTCGCGTTAATTCTAGTCAACCAATCCTACCAGCTTATTAATAAAACGGGGCATAATCAACTTAAAACCGATTATGAGTTCCTATCGTTTGCGGGTGAAAGACTTCTACTGGCATTTAATGACAATAAATATGGGTACATTGATTACACCGGAAAAGTCATTGTTCCATTTAAATTACAAAATGCCCAAGCTTTTGAAAACGGGCTAGCGCTTGTAACGGAGGATCTAGAGAATTTTTACTATATTGACGCAAAAGGGAAGTTTATCAAGAAATATGAAGAGTAA
- a CDS encoding YeeE/YedE family protein translates to MLLEYIKQPWPWYISGPLIALVMYLLLKQGKDFGMSNNLRTMCTVLGAGKTSSFFRFDWKTQSWNLLVVLGTAIGGFIAHHFLSDGTASQINSKSVADLKELGIIDHLQGYLPESIFIFDGSLFQFLLLSIGGLLIGFGTRYAGGCSSGHAISGLSNFQLPSLIAVIGFFLGGIIMVHFLFPLIFA, encoded by the coding sequence ATGCTATTGGAATACATCAAACAACCATGGCCCTGGTATATTTCAGGACCTTTAATTGCACTGGTCATGTACCTGCTGCTCAAACAGGGAAAGGATTTTGGCATGTCCAATAATCTGCGCACCATGTGTACTGTATTGGGGGCCGGAAAAACTTCCTCTTTTTTCAGATTCGACTGGAAGACCCAGTCATGGAATTTATTGGTAGTACTCGGGACAGCTATTGGCGGTTTTATTGCACATCATTTTCTGAGCGACGGCACTGCAAGCCAGATTAATTCCAAAAGTGTTGCCGACTTAAAAGAGCTGGGTATTATCGACCATCTACAAGGCTACCTTCCTGAATCCATTTTCATTTTCGACGGATCTTTGTTTCAGTTTCTACTTTTAAGTATTGGCGGTCTATTGATTGGGTTTGGAACCCGCTATGCTGGTGGATGTTCATCTGGCCATGCTATTTCTGGACTTAGCAATTTTCAGCTTCCTTCTTTGATCGCCGTTATAGGTTTCTTCCTAGGTGGGATCATCATGGTTCATTTTTTATTCCCGCTAATTTTCGCATAA
- a CDS encoding DUF6691 family protein: MKALKFIFIGILFGIILYKSEAASWYRIYEMFQFRSFHMYGIIGTALTTAIIIVQIIKRKQIKDSNGMQIAIHDKDKSITRYLLGGTIFGLGWALTGACPGPMFALIGVGYWTIGIVLLFALLGTWLYGVLRNKLPH, from the coding sequence ATGAAAGCACTAAAATTTATTTTCATCGGTATATTGTTTGGAATCATCTTATACAAATCAGAAGCCGCATCATGGTATAGAATCTACGAAATGTTTCAATTTCGTTCCTTTCATATGTATGGGATTATCGGTACAGCACTGACCACAGCAATTATAATCGTACAAATCATCAAGAGAAAACAAATCAAAGATAGTAACGGGATGCAAATAGCAATCCATGATAAAGACAAAAGTATTACACGATACCTACTCGGGGGAACAATCTTTGGCTTAGGCTGGGCATTGACAGGCGCTTGTCCGGGACCAATGTTTGCCCTAATCGGTGTCGGTTATTGGACTATAGGAATCGTCTTGCTTTTTGCTCTGTTGGGTACTTGGCTTTATGGAGTCTTGCGCAATAAGTTGCCGCACTAG